Proteins encoded in a region of the Pelobates fuscus isolate aPelFus1 chromosome 11, aPelFus1.pri, whole genome shotgun sequence genome:
- the LOC134578085 gene encoding insulin-like, whose amino-acid sequence MAEAVYVRTLILLTVLSYISETEEVAAQHLCGLHLIESLTVVCKGKGFYQGHQRGPHGLRPFGEQRSRKRATNKLGIVEKCCLQPCSYYDLQRYCRY is encoded by the exons ATGGCCGAGGCAGTTTATGTAAGGACACTAATTCTCCTAACCGTGCTGTCCTACATATCGGAGACTGAAGAAGTGGCCGCTCAGCACCTCTGTGGGTTGCACTTGATTGAAAGTCTCACAGTTGTGTGTAAGGGGAAGGGATTTTATCAAGGACATCAGCGAG gtccACATGGTTTGCGCCCATTTGGAGAGCAGCGCTCACGAAAAAGAGCAACAAATAAGCTTGGGATAGTGGAAAAGTGTTGCTTACAGCCGTGCAGCTATTATGACCTCCAACGATATTGTAGATATTAA